In one window of uncultured Draconibacterium sp. DNA:
- a CDS encoding efflux RND transporter permease subunit has protein sequence MKFIINRKIFISMLFLGLTMLGYISYKQLPVELMPNAELPMLYVQIQSRIEVDPTYLENQAVIPVEGAIGTMEGIEDMESSINNRSASIQVNFKQNVNFKYTFLKLQEKIDLIAGELDDNFIVTVNRVDLDQLSNQFMELQIRGSGGVDRVRNIVDQEVTSQMENIDGVASVSVFGGKERSIEVTYDAGACEAYGITPAQIQSAISGNSTNRTFTGYLHDAQKQYFVHVTAEYDKVSDIENIVVADGPIYLKDVADVFFGVKEETSISRINGLDAVSMSLVSDSQANLIELSHNVQEEIAELNRKLAAKDVQIVVQTNLAETMEKNIDQIIDLALVGGFLAIFVLWMFLKNLRIVSFIALAIPISVFTAFNLFYAFNISLNSLTLVGLVLAIGMLLDNSIVVLENIYRLSGNKMSPEQSVTQGTKEVWRSIVAATLTTVTVFLPFVFASDYMVKLLGNHVGVSIISTLIVSLFVALLLIPMAAHLLLRKKRQHNVFYEKVTTNNRIIQIYILLLKASMRVPARTIIGALVFFFLTVFIVLAISVTNLQEVEEEQFNIYVTMPTGTTLEATDKVVADVESRLENIAEKEDLSANIEAEEAILTFILSEDYKDINDRSIAEIKKDVEDRIRNISQGEVGLEAPASSARFRGGGGGGGRSGTQGFQQFMGIGSDQERVVIKGENFEVMKGVAEDLLYYIEDLETIRRANISVSNNRPEVHMYFNQMLLTEYGISLQNITSELGTFTSQFTSGVNFKQGTDEYEIVIKEKLPDGVEEEDNTKGIEDLRRLQVSNNQGANYDMDELADLVYAEGMASITRVNQEKQIELTYSFVDEASDSKDLLEAYRLEIDDIIGAYKLPSGVAVEVIHEEDQYAEFKFLIGAAFILILMILASVFESVSTPFVLIFSIPLAAIGSFLALIFTGNSLFNANTLMGFIILIGVVVNNGIILIDYTNILRKRGYRKSRALMAAGLSRVRPILITAITTIVALFPLAMGQAEYVGAIGAPFAITVIGGLALSTLLTLVFIPTLYAGMETALDWIKSLHLGLKLGMLTVFIAGAIFIYLKVDSFVWQLLDFILLIVLVPGVVAFTMTSLRQASEKVVDENEPIRIKVRRLVKIYDRDSRFVREWKSGLRIRERAGLTKDYKHLRDFSDLVWQIPLFIFVAYFTFFYIESHIWMWVLSHGVFFFLFLLRVPLNQVLINKHEATGKAFYLKLNKWIYNILFWIVPLVFLLYFYKDWGNMGMVIFIAIIWYILLVFYATAEYIHNKEVNIARIEGRFGGLRRGYFNMVRQIPVIGKRKKPFRALNGVSLEIKTGMFGLLGPNGAGKSTMMRIITGVLEQSYGKIWINGMDTQKYREELQGLIGYLPQAFGTYENMSAWEFLDYQAILKGIKDTKTREDRLEYVLKSVHMWDRRTDKIGAFSGGMKQRIGIAQILLNLPRILVVDEPTAGLDPRERIRFRNLLVELSRERIVIFSTHIIEDISSSCNQVAVINRGNLKYFGTPNDMVNMGNNFVWQFSVPAKEFDNLANKQMIVHHMRDGENIKMRCLAKEKPAPDAVNVLPNLEDAYLCLLKDFV, from the coding sequence ATGAAATTCATTATTAACAGAAAAATATTCATCAGTATGCTGTTTTTGGGATTAACCATGTTGGGTTATATCTCTTACAAACAGTTGCCGGTGGAACTCATGCCAAATGCCGAGCTCCCGATGCTGTATGTTCAGATCCAGTCGCGGATTGAAGTGGATCCGACGTATCTGGAAAACCAGGCCGTTATTCCGGTTGAAGGAGCTATCGGGACCATGGAAGGCATTGAAGATATGGAGTCGTCTATCAATAACCGCTCGGCATCCATACAGGTAAATTTTAAACAGAACGTCAACTTTAAATACACTTTCCTGAAATTGCAGGAGAAGATTGACCTGATAGCCGGTGAGCTTGATGACAACTTTATTGTAACGGTTAACCGTGTTGATCTGGACCAGCTTTCTAACCAGTTTATGGAGCTGCAAATACGTGGCAGCGGTGGAGTTGATCGTGTACGTAATATCGTTGACCAGGAAGTTACCTCCCAAATGGAGAATATCGACGGTGTGGCTTCTGTGTCGGTTTTCGGTGGTAAAGAGCGTTCGATTGAAGTAACATACGATGCCGGTGCCTGTGAGGCCTACGGTATTACGCCGGCACAAATTCAGAGTGCTATTTCCGGCAATTCTACCAACCGAACATTTACCGGTTATCTGCACGATGCACAGAAGCAATATTTTGTGCATGTTACTGCTGAATATGACAAAGTCTCTGACATCGAGAATATTGTGGTGGCCGATGGCCCGATTTATTTAAAAGATGTGGCCGATGTATTTTTTGGTGTTAAAGAAGAAACATCGATCAGTCGTATAAACGGATTGGATGCGGTTTCGATGAGTCTGGTTAGCGATTCGCAGGCCAACCTTATCGAACTGTCGCATAACGTACAGGAAGAGATTGCGGAATTGAACAGAAAATTGGCTGCCAAAGATGTACAAATTGTGGTTCAGACCAACCTGGCCGAAACCATGGAGAAAAACATCGATCAGATTATTGATCTGGCACTGGTTGGAGGTTTTCTTGCCATTTTTGTACTTTGGATGTTCCTGAAAAATCTGCGCATTGTTTCATTTATTGCACTGGCCATTCCAATTTCTGTATTTACCGCATTCAACCTGTTTTATGCTTTCAACATTTCACTGAACAGTTTAACACTGGTTGGTCTTGTATTGGCCATTGGTATGTTGCTCGACAATAGTATTGTGGTGCTCGAAAATATATACCGGCTTTCAGGGAATAAAATGAGTCCCGAGCAATCGGTTACACAGGGAACAAAAGAGGTTTGGCGTTCGATTGTAGCGGCAACGCTTACTACTGTAACCGTATTTTTACCCTTTGTTTTCGCTTCCGATTACATGGTAAAACTGCTGGGTAACCACGTAGGGGTTTCCATTATTTCTACGCTCATTGTTTCGTTATTTGTGGCTTTGCTGTTAATTCCAATGGCAGCTCACTTGCTGTTGCGTAAAAAACGTCAACACAATGTTTTTTACGAAAAGGTTACAACCAATAACCGCATAATCCAAATTTATATTCTGCTGCTAAAAGCCAGTATGCGTGTTCCTGCGCGTACTATTATTGGCGCGTTGGTGTTCTTCTTCCTAACCGTATTTATTGTGTTGGCAATTAGTGTTACCAACCTGCAGGAAGTTGAAGAGGAACAATTTAATATTTACGTTACCATGCCTACCGGTACAACACTGGAAGCAACCGATAAAGTAGTTGCCGATGTGGAAAGCCGACTGGAAAACATCGCCGAAAAGGAGGATCTGTCAGCCAATATCGAGGCAGAAGAAGCTATTCTGACATTCATTCTTAGCGAAGATTACAAAGATATTAATGACCGTTCCATTGCGGAAATCAAAAAAGATGTTGAAGATCGTATTCGTAATATTTCGCAGGGAGAAGTTGGCCTTGAGGCACCTGCTTCGAGTGCGCGTTTCCGTGGCGGCGGCGGTGGCGGTGGTCGTTCAGGCACCCAGGGGTTCCAGCAATTTATGGGAATTGGCTCTGATCAGGAGCGCGTTGTAATAAAAGGCGAAAACTTTGAGGTGATGAAAGGTGTGGCCGAAGACTTGCTTTACTACATTGAAGACCTTGAAACGATCCGTCGGGCAAACATTAGCGTGTCGAACAACCGACCCGAAGTACACATGTATTTCAACCAGATGTTGCTAACCGAATACGGAATTTCGCTTCAGAATATAACCTCTGAGCTGGGAACATTTACAAGCCAGTTTACCTCGGGAGTGAATTTTAAGCAGGGAACAGATGAATACGAAATTGTAATCAAAGAAAAATTACCTGACGGTGTTGAAGAAGAGGATAATACAAAAGGTATTGAAGATCTTCGCCGCTTGCAGGTAAGCAATAACCAGGGCGCTAATTACGATATGGACGAACTGGCCGATTTGGTATATGCCGAAGGAATGGCCAGCATTACCCGCGTAAACCAGGAAAAGCAGATTGAATTAACCTATAGTTTTGTTGACGAAGCAAGCGACTCGAAAGATCTGCTGGAAGCTTACCGACTCGAAATTGACGATATAATTGGTGCTTACAAATTGCCTTCGGGAGTTGCCGTGGAGGTTATTCATGAAGAGGACCAGTATGCCGAGTTTAAATTCCTGATTGGTGCGGCATTTATCCTTATTTTAATGATTCTGGCATCGGTTTTCGAATCGGTATCAACACCGTTTGTGCTGATTTTCTCTATTCCCCTGGCTGCCATTGGATCATTCCTGGCGCTGATTTTTACGGGAAACAGCCTGTTTAACGCGAACACTTTAATGGGCTTTATTATCCTGATTGGAGTGGTGGTGAACAACGGGATTATTTTAATTGATTATACCAATATTCTCCGAAAGCGGGGCTACCGAAAATCGCGTGCCTTAATGGCCGCAGGACTTTCGCGTGTTCGCCCGATCTTAATTACAGCCATTACTACTATTGTAGCATTATTTCCGCTGGCAATGGGACAGGCTGAATACGTTGGTGCCATTGGAGCGCCGTTTGCCATTACCGTAATTGGAGGTTTGGCGTTAAGTACACTGCTTACATTGGTTTTCATTCCAACATTATATGCAGGAATGGAAACTGCTCTCGACTGGATTAAGTCGTTACATCTAGGCTTAAAACTTGGTATGTTGACGGTGTTTATCGCAGGAGCCATTTTCATCTATCTTAAAGTGGATAGCTTTGTATGGCAACTGCTCGATTTTATTCTCCTAATTGTTTTAGTGCCGGGTGTAGTGGCTTTTACAATGACCAGTTTGAGACAGGCCAGCGAGAAAGTTGTGGATGAAAACGAACCGATAAGAATTAAAGTAAGAAGACTGGTGAAAATTTACGACCGCGATTCGCGATTTGTGCGTGAGTGGAAATCGGGGTTAAGAATTCGCGAACGTGCCGGATTGACGAAAGATTATAAGCATCTCCGCGATTTTTCAGATCTCGTTTGGCAAATACCACTGTTTATTTTTGTGGCTTATTTCACCTTCTTCTACATCGAAAGCCATATTTGGATGTGGGTGTTATCGCATGGCGTTTTCTTCTTCCTTTTCTTATTAAGGGTGCCGCTAAACCAGGTGCTGATTAATAAACATGAAGCAACAGGCAAAGCTTTTTATCTTAAACTGAATAAGTGGATTTATAATATTTTGTTCTGGATTGTGCCGCTTGTTTTCCTGCTTTATTTCTACAAAGACTGGGGTAATATGGGCATGGTAATTTTTATTGCAATTATCTGGTATATTTTGCTGGTGTTCTACGCTACTGCAGAATACATTCACAATAAAGAGGTAAATATTGCCCGTATTGAAGGACGTTTTGGTGGCCTGCGCCGTGGATACTTTAACATGGTTCGCCAAATTCCGGTTATCGGAAAACGCAAGAAACCTTTCCGTGCATTGAACGGTGTTTCGCTGGAAATTAAAACAGGTATGTTTGGATTACTTGGACCGAACGGTGCCGGTAAATCAACTATGATGCGGATTATTACCGGTGTGCTCGAACAGAGTTACGGAAAGATCTGGATAAACGGAATGGATACCCAAAAGTACCGTGAGGAATTGCAGGGATTGATAGGTTATTTGCCACAGGCTTTTGGTACTTACGAAAATATGTCAGCATGGGAATTCCTGGATTATCAGGCAATTCTGAAAGGTATAAAAGATACCAAAACACGTGAAGACCGACTGGAATATGTATTAAAAAGTGTTCATATGTGGGACCGCCGCACTGACAAAATCGGCGCATTCTCAGGAGGTATGAAACAACGTATCGGTATTGCACAAATTCTGCTTAACCTGCCACGTATTCTGGTGGTTGATGAGCCTACCGCCGGTCTCGACCCACGCGAACGTATTCGTTTCCGTAATCTGCTGGTAGAGCTGAGCCGCGAGCGGATTGTAATATTCTCAACTCACATTATCGAGGATATTTCAAGCTCGTGTAACCAGGTAGCGGTAATTAATCGCGGTAACCTGAAATATTTCGGAACACCAAACGATATGGTAAATATGGGTAACAATTTTGTTTGGCAGTTCTCGGTTCCGGCTAAGGAATTTGATAATTTGGCCAATAAACAAATGATTGTTCACCACATGCGTGATGGCGAAAATATTAAGATGCGTTGTTTGGCGAAAGAAAAGCCCGCACCCGATGCGGTTAATGTATTGCCAAATCTCGAGGATGCTTATTTGTGTTTGTTAAAAGACTTTGTTTAA
- a CDS encoding efflux RND transporter permease subunit: protein MKKLTQFSVDYPVTVLMVVLGVLLLGYISYDKLGVDLFPDLNSPRIFVEVTSGERPPEEMEQQFVENIEALAIRQSDVVQVTSSSRVGSAQITVEYAWNKDMDEAFLDLQKALNTLTQNSDIDELQITQHDPNTTPVMIIGLKHNEITNMNELRKVAENYVRNELVRLEGVAEVELSGQEESEIIIETDIYRLDAQGLSMDDVASRIQNFNRNVSGGQITDMGTQYIVKGVSMLQTVEDFENLIVGYKAVSSTETTTSQNRVSMAPVYLKDIAAVSIGNKEPTNIVHINGERCLGLSIFKETKFNTVNAVDQINEALVNIEKALPGYELIGVTNQGRFISSAIGEVQDTALLGILLAVVVLFVFLRRFGTTLIVSVAIPISIIATFNLMYFNHLTINIMTLGGLALGAGMLVDNAIVVLENIFRNHENGMSVKDAAINGTAEVGGAITASTLTTIIVFLPIVYLHGASGELFKDQAWTVAFSLLSSLVVAIFLIPMMYHRFYRKRTAPLKSKSVRVGGYGRFLSKVIDAKWLVIFIATVAIGGAALLIPKIGTEFMPKTQTHELTVNLKLQEGTELERTESTVRNLEGILMDYLGDNLDKIYAQAGPSSSMSGDQNAVFEGENTAELKVILKPESTISTESIVKTLDQLTANIEGLEVSFSQEESALQSILGTDEAPVIVEVRGVELDEIERVVTQVKEKMQGVNGLFNIQTSIEDGAPEVEIHVDRMRAGMYNIDISSVITQMQDQLQGKDAGELESNGEMQDITIKVPEKSIDEIGSLIITSGDQVFRLSEIADISYGVSPKEIFRRNQNRIGKVTAQLEDGIPLDHVANDIRLQTASIDLLPDYRIMVTGEEEKRQESLTNLTFALLLSIVLVYMVLASQFESLIHPFTILLTIPLAVVGSVLVFFILGKTFNIMAIIGVIMLVGIAVNDSIILVDRINQLIREGVERKQAILQAGQQRIRPIVMTSLTTILALLPLTVGFGESASLRSPMALAVVGGLVTSTLLTLIVIPCVYDVLDRVRSVFVKKN from the coding sequence AAATTGGGGGTCGACCTGTTTCCCGATCTGAATTCACCCCGTATTTTTGTGGAAGTGACTTCGGGCGAGCGCCCTCCGGAAGAAATGGAGCAACAGTTTGTTGAAAACATCGAAGCGCTTGCCATTCGCCAGTCAGACGTGGTGCAGGTAACTTCTTCCTCAAGGGTAGGATCGGCACAAATAACCGTAGAATACGCCTGGAATAAAGATATGGATGAAGCTTTTCTCGACCTGCAAAAGGCCTTGAATACGCTTACTCAGAATTCCGATATTGACGAACTTCAGATCACTCAACACGATCCGAACACAACCCCGGTAATGATAATTGGGCTGAAGCACAATGAAATTACCAACATGAACGAGCTGCGAAAGGTAGCTGAAAACTACGTGAGAAACGAGTTGGTTCGTTTGGAAGGTGTTGCCGAAGTTGAACTGTCGGGACAGGAAGAAAGTGAAATTATTATTGAAACCGATATTTACCGGCTCGATGCGCAGGGGCTTTCCATGGACGATGTGGCATCGCGCATCCAGAATTTTAACCGAAACGTTTCCGGTGGGCAAATCACCGACATGGGTACACAATACATTGTAAAGGGTGTATCAATGTTGCAAACGGTGGAGGATTTTGAAAACCTGATTGTGGGGTACAAAGCTGTTAGCAGCACCGAAACAACCACCAGTCAAAACCGGGTTTCTATGGCTCCGGTTTATTTAAAAGATATTGCAGCCGTTTCTATCGGCAATAAAGAACCAACAAACATTGTTCACATAAACGGCGAACGTTGTTTAGGACTCTCGATTTTCAAAGAAACCAAATTCAATACTGTAAATGCGGTTGATCAAATCAACGAAGCTTTGGTAAATATTGAAAAAGCACTTCCCGGTTACGAATTGATTGGCGTAACCAACCAGGGGCGCTTTATCAGCAGTGCCATTGGCGAAGTGCAGGATACAGCTTTGCTGGGTATTTTGCTGGCAGTGGTGGTTTTATTTGTTTTCCTTCGTCGCTTTGGAACTACACTGATTGTAAGTGTTGCTATTCCAATATCTATTATTGCCACTTTCAACCTGATGTATTTTAACCATCTCACCATAAATATTATGACATTGGGAGGGCTCGCCTTAGGTGCGGGTATGTTGGTTGATAATGCTATTGTGGTTTTGGAGAATATATTCCGAAACCACGAAAACGGTATGAGTGTGAAAGACGCGGCAATTAACGGAACTGCCGAGGTTGGCGGGGCAATTACAGCATCAACGCTTACCACCATTATCGTTTTCCTACCTATAGTTTATTTGCACGGTGCTTCGGGCGAGTTGTTTAAAGATCAGGCCTGGACGGTTGCATTTTCGCTGCTTTCGTCGTTGGTAGTAGCTATCTTTCTAATCCCGATGATGTACCACCGTTTTTACCGAAAAAGGACCGCTCCTTTAAAATCAAAATCGGTAAGAGTAGGTGGGTATGGCCGTTTCTTATCAAAAGTAATTGATGCCAAATGGTTGGTGATATTTATTGCGACCGTTGCAATTGGTGGAGCAGCCTTGCTTATTCCTAAAATCGGTACCGAGTTTATGCCAAAAACACAAACGCATGAACTTACCGTTAACCTGAAATTGCAGGAAGGTACGGAATTGGAACGCACAGAATCGACAGTGAGAAACCTTGAAGGTATTTTGATGGACTATCTGGGCGATAATTTAGATAAAATCTATGCGCAAGCCGGGCCGTCGTCAAGTATGTCGGGCGACCAAAATGCTGTTTTTGAAGGTGAAAATACGGCTGAATTAAAGGTAATTCTTAAACCTGAATCAACCATCTCAACCGAAAGTATTGTAAAAACACTCGACCAGTTAACGGCTAATATCGAAGGACTTGAAGTGAGTTTCTCTCAGGAGGAAAGTGCACTTCAGTCGATTCTTGGAACCGACGAAGCACCCGTTATCGTTGAGGTTCGTGGCGTAGAATTGGACGAAATTGAGCGTGTTGTTACCCAGGTTAAAGAAAAGATGCAGGGTGTTAACGGACTGTTCAATATTCAAACATCGATTGAGGATGGTGCGCCTGAAGTTGAAATTCATGTCGACCGAATGCGTGCCGGAATGTATAACATCGATATCAGCAGTGTAATTACGCAAATGCAGGATCAGTTGCAGGGAAAAGATGCCGGCGAACTGGAAAGCAATGGCGAAATGCAGGATATTACCATTAAAGTTCCCGAGAAAAGTATCGATGAAATTGGTTCATTGATTATTACCTCAGGCGACCAGGTTTTCCGTTTAAGCGAAATTGCCGATATCAGTTACGGCGTATCGCCTAAAGAAATATTCAGAAGGAATCAAAACCGCATAGGAAAAGTTACTGCGCAACTGGAAGATGGTATTCCGTTGGATCACGTGGCAAATGATATTCGATTGCAAACAGCAAGCATTGATTTATTGCCCGATTATCGTATCATGGTAACCGGTGAAGAAGAAAAACGTCAGGAGTCATTGACCAACCTTACTTTTGCATTGTTGCTTTCTATCGTGTTGGTATACATGGTGCTGGCTTCTCAGTTTGAGTCGCTCATTCATCCGTTTACCATTCTGTTGACTATTCCGCTGGCTGTGGTGGGTAGTGTTCTTGTCTTTTTTATTCTCGGAAAAACATTCAACATTATGGCCATTATTGGGGTGATTATGTTGGTAGGTATTGCTGTTAACGACTCAATAATTTTGGTCGACCGTATCAATCAGCTTATCCGCGAGGGAGTAGAACGAAAACAAGCCATTCTGCAAGCCGGGCAGCAACGTATTCGGCCAATTGTTATGACCAGTTTAACAACCATATTAGCCCTGTTGCCACTTACCGTCGGTTTTGGAGAAAGTGCATCGCTGCGTTCGCCAATGGCGCTGGCAGTGGTTGGCGGTTTGGTAACATCAACCTTGCTTACACTTATTGTAATACCTTGTGTTTACGATGTTTTGGATAGGGTGAGGAGTGTTTTCGTGAAAAAGAATTAG
- a CDS encoding GxxExxY protein, protein MQIDYKYSDLTEAIIKSFYKVYNELGYGFLEKVYHNALLIELQNEDLKVESQKPIKVNYQGDVVGEYYADIIVEDVVILELKATETVTEAHEFQLINYLKATDIEVGLLLNFGKKPQVKRKVFTNQILR, encoded by the coding sequence ATGCAAATAGATTACAAATATTCTGATTTAACTGAAGCAATAATTAAAAGCTTCTACAAGGTATACAATGAATTGGGATATGGTTTTCTGGAAAAAGTTTATCACAACGCACTTTTGATAGAATTGCAAAATGAGGATTTGAAAGTTGAATCGCAGAAACCAATAAAAGTGAATTATCAGGGAGATGTGGTTGGAGAATATTATGCAGATATTATTGTTGAGGATGTCGTGATTCTTGAGTTAAAAGCAACCGAAACTGTGACAGAAGCACATGAGTTTCAACTGATAAATTATTTAAAAGCGACTGATATTGAAGTAGGATTATTATTAAACTTTGGTAAAAAACCGCAAGTGAAAAGAAAAGTATTCACAAATCAAATTCTGCGATAA
- a CDS encoding CatB-related O-acetyltransferase, with the protein MKQRPNPDTIFPVPNFKTVTYVKPTIKSENIIVGDFTYFSDVDFEKHVTHHYDFYEDKLIIGKFCQIAAGVEIIMNGANHQMNAASTFPFYIFEGWEQAIPPIDKMPVKGDTVIGNDVWIGQNTTILPGVHIGDGVIIGANSIVGSNIEPYSIVAGNPARLIRKRFDDDLISLLLKVKWWDLPIEEINLLIPILSCDDLEKTKIELKKLIK; encoded by the coding sequence ATGAAACAAAGACCAAATCCAGATACTATTTTCCCTGTTCCAAATTTCAAGACAGTGACTTATGTGAAGCCAACGATTAAATCAGAAAATATTATAGTTGGAGATTTTACTTATTTCAGTGATGTTGATTTTGAAAAGCATGTTACACACCATTATGACTTTTATGAAGATAAACTGATAATAGGAAAATTCTGTCAAATTGCTGCTGGTGTTGAGATTATCATGAATGGGGCGAATCACCAGATGAATGCCGCTTCGACATTTCCTTTTTATATTTTTGAAGGATGGGAACAGGCTATTCCTCCCATAGATAAAATGCCTGTAAAAGGAGATACCGTAATCGGAAACGATGTTTGGATAGGACAGAATACAACCATTTTACCAGGAGTTCATATTGGAGATGGGGTTATCATTGGGGCAAATAGTATTGTCGGAAGTAATATCGAACCATATTCCATAGTAGCGGGGAATCCGGCGCGATTGATTAGAAAGCGGTTTGACGATGACTTAATTTCTTTACTCCTCAAAGTTAAATGGTGGGATTTGCCGATTGAAGAGATAAATCTGCTTATTCCCATTTTGAGTTGTGATGACTTAGAAAAGACTAAAATTGAATTAAAGAAATTGATAAAATAA